Within Nakaseomyces glabratus chromosome G, complete sequence, the genomic segment GACTTCTTAACTTAAATGAAGGGCAATTATTTGCAgtattatctttttctataaattttattacttGAGAAGTTTAGCTCTGTCAGGATGAATACCGgtagttgttgttgtatCTGAGTCAGATTTCTTATCTTTTGGTGTGGATTTATTTATGAATTTAGCCattctttcttgtctttcAGCTTCAAACTTTTCATTCTTCTTACGTAGTTTCTCCAGCCTGTCTTGACTATttccaccaccaccaacagtAAGCTCTACATTGATTCTTCTATCCTTTAGCATGGTCTTATTCTGAAGTAAGGCAACATCCATACGTCTTTGAATACCAGTTTTATCCTTATCACCATCAAATTCCAAAAATGCTATACCTTTCTCTGCTCTCAACCTAATAACATCAGGGCCACTACTCTTGAAGTGTACTTGAAGTTCTGAAGCAGTAATATCTTTTGGGAGGCCACCAACAAACACTATGAATCTGTTCCCGCTTGCATTCTTATTACCTTTGCCTTTCTTACCTCTTCTGGTTTtcctctttttctttggttgctcttcctcttttttctcttcttcttctatctTCCTTTTGGCGTCTGTAGTCTTTTCTTCCTTGGACTTACGGAATTGTTGGGCCTTTAGTTGTTTCTTAGAGAGTTTCTTCTCTCCTACCTTACCTTCTTCGgccattattattttatattatatttgatGTATTTGACTTAACAATGAAACAAGTGTTAATTCTACAGAATTTTATATGAGAATAAGGTTAATTCTTAGACTCATGTGTGACTACCTATATTATTTCACCTCATCGCATtttcagctcatcgcatcgcaaatttttttttttttcacgCAGCAATCAAGTGAATAATCCATCTGTATGACGTGCTACGTGTGTAACTACACAGTACATTACCACTATGATGGCTGTTTCACAGATAATAATTCTATTCAGTTGAATTCCTCTCATATGTATAAGTCTACAAGACGCTCTTCTtgagaatatattaatgTAATTTATTTGGCATTTGATTTAGggttatttttttgctgtaTGGATAGggaataaataataaaactGATCTATAAAAGATTTCGGGTATGGCCTATAAATATACCCTAAAATAGAAGCTTGATACATTGTACTTGTTTATCTCAAGTTCATAATAAgataaaaaacaaattattcAGCTTCTTTCTATTGTTACAAAGGTTTTGAAGGTTTATAATATTACGCAAATGCAACCTCTCTTATCTTGCCATTTTTTACTCTTTAAACTCTTCTCAGATTGTGGACG encodes:
- the NOP6 gene encoding Nop6p (CAGL0G05742g~Ortholog(s) have rRNA binding, snoRNA binding activity, role in ribosomal small subunit biogenesis and 90S preribosome, nucleolus, preribosome, large subunit precursor, preribosome, small subunit precursor localization), which codes for MAEEGKVGEKKLSKKQLKAQQFRKSKEEKTTDAKRKIEEEEKKEEEQPKKKRKTRRGKKGKGNKNASGNRFIVFVGGLPKDITASELQVHFKSSGPDVIRLRAEKGIAFLEFDGDKDKTGIQRRMDVALLQNKTMLKDRRINVELTVGGGGNSQDRLEKLRKKNEKFEAERQERMAKFINKSTPKDKKSDSDTTTTTGIHPDRAKLLK